Proteins found in one Methanofollis fontis genomic segment:
- a CDS encoding ORC1-type DNA replication protein, whose protein sequence is MTSTPLMADQTLFRDARIFDFDHLPETFHYRDAQVRDLAFAFRPCLHGSTPLNTILRGVPGTGKTTAVRRIFAEVGEVCETVVPVLVPCQAHCTPYAVFSQIYLALFGQSPPGTGVPLRRVMARIAGDIAARGAVLVVCLDDAGHLLHAGVLDEVLASLLRIHEGYPGARAGVLLTLSDVDLDLSTALTPSTLSVLHASEVFFPPYSRQEIRGILADRVRAGLYPGVVPPAILDLMAERTDACGDLRVGLDMVRRAALAAEMEARTTVTAEDVHAAYAVSRHLQVGAALGSLNEGERAVLDAVLASAEDEAVISAEAYTRLLERRQMSYTAFHDHLRKLEFLRLVDLVKVRRKGRARAVLVRDGVEEVMPVRGAGVAEEERGYGGGR, encoded by the coding sequence ATGACATCCACCCCCCTCATGGCCGACCAGACGCTCTTCCGGGACGCCCGGATCTTCGATTTCGACCACCTCCCCGAGACCTTCCACTACCGCGACGCCCAGGTGCGGGACCTCGCCTTCGCCTTCCGGCCCTGCCTGCACGGCTCCACCCCCCTCAACACCATCCTCCGGGGGGTGCCGGGCACCGGGAAGACCACGGCCGTCCGCCGGATCTTCGCCGAGGTCGGGGAGGTCTGCGAGACCGTGGTGCCGGTGCTCGTCCCCTGCCAGGCGCACTGCACCCCCTATGCGGTCTTCAGCCAGATCTATCTCGCCCTCTTCGGGCAGAGCCCGCCCGGCACCGGCGTCCCGCTCCGGCGGGTCATGGCCCGTATCGCCGGCGACATCGCCGCCCGCGGGGCGGTGCTCGTGGTCTGCCTGGACGATGCCGGCCACCTCCTCCATGCCGGTGTGCTCGACGAGGTACTCGCCTCTCTCCTCCGCATCCACGAGGGCTATCCGGGGGCAAGGGCCGGGGTGCTGCTCACCCTCTCGGACGTGGACCTGGATCTCTCCACCGCCCTCACCCCCTCGACCCTCTCGGTGCTCCATGCCTCCGAGGTCTTCTTCCCGCCCTATTCCCGGCAGGAGATCCGCGGCATCCTCGCCGACCGGGTGCGGGCCGGGCTCTACCCCGGGGTGGTGCCGCCCGCCATCCTCGACCTGATGGCAGAACGGACCGACGCCTGCGGGGACCTGCGGGTGGGGCTGGACATGGTGCGGCGGGCGGCACTGGCGGCCGAGATGGAGGCCCGGACGACGGTGACGGCGGAGGATGTGCACGCCGCCTATGCGGTCTCCCGGCACCTGCAGGTGGGGGCGGCGCTCGGGTCTCTCAATGAGGGCGAGCGGGCGGTGCTCGATGCGGTGCTGGCGTCGGCGGAGGACGAGGCCGTGATCTCGGCCGAGGCCTATACGCGTCTCCTGGAGCGCCGACAGATGAGTTATACGGCGTTCCACGACCATCTGCGCAAACTGGAGTTTCTCCGGCTGGTGGACCTGGTGAAGGTCAGGAGGAAGGGGCGGGCCCGGGCGGTTCTGGTCAGGGACGGGGTGGAGGAGGTGATGCCGGTGCGGGGCGCCGGCGTGGCGGAGGAGGAGAGGGGGTATGGGGGGGGACGGTGA
- a CDS encoding type II toxin-antitoxin system HicB family antitoxin, protein MKLRVVLEPSEEGGYTVYVPALPGCISEGETKEEALDTIREAIEVYLEMVEDDCLLNEKSEQVEIVI, encoded by the coding sequence ATGAAACTGCGGGTTGTGCTTGAACCCTCTGAAGAAGGGGGGTATACCGTCTATGTCCCGGCCCTTCCCGGCTGCATCAGCGAGGGGGAGACGAAGGAAGAGGCATTGGACACCATCAGGGAAGCGATCGAGGTGTATCTCGAAATGGTTGAGGACGATTGCCTCCTGAACGAAAAATCCGAGCAGGTCGAGATTGTGATATAA
- a CDS encoding HepT-like ribonuclease domain-containing protein — protein sequence MRASALYLRDIADALERIEEFTAGMTYEEFLHDDRTKSAVIRKFEIIGEAAKGVPASVKQNYPAVPWREMAGMRDKLIHAYFGVDTMLVWRTVVNRVHELRREICRIIEEEGGGRG from the coding sequence ATGAGGGCCTCTGCCCTCTATCTCCGGGATATCGCCGACGCCCTGGAGCGGATCGAGGAGTTCACCGCCGGAATGACCTATGAGGAGTTCCTCCATGACGACAGGACCAAGAGTGCGGTGATCAGAAAGTTCGAGATCATCGGCGAAGCTGCCAAAGGCGTCCCGGCGTCCGTGAAACAGAACTATCCTGCCGTTCCCTGGCGGGAGATGGCAGGAATGCGGGATAAATTGATACACGCCTATTTTGGCGTCGACACGATGCTGGTCTGGCGGACGGTCGTCAACCGCGTGCACGAACTCAGGCGGGAGATCTGCCGGATCATCGAGGAGGAGGGCGGTGGCCGCGGGTGA